The genomic segment acaaagatagTGTTGTAAATTCACAAAACATCAAATCAGTATTAGAAAAAGTACAATTCTCATGCATTGCATGAACTGAAGCTAACTTACCCTAACCCTGAGCACAAGGAATAACTAGCTGACATGATGTGGAGGAAAAACACAACTGTCACTCTTTGTGGATCATTTCTGTGCAGTCTGAAGGGTTCTTGGCTTCTGGTCACTAAATAATGtatggtttctttttttgtctgacaTGTAGTGGAgatacaaataattttaaatgcagTATCCCAGATTTGCATCTTATCAGATTTTCATAATGGCTACCAACTGCAGGTGATTCACAAAACTCATCTTCTATCAGCAATGCACAGAAAGAAACACGTCTCAGTGAAGTCCGCCTTCTTTCCAACAATTCTTAACAGGTTTATGTGGGTATGAGTGCTCTTCCATGTGACAAATGTTGAATTGCAAAGGTGCAGTGAAAAGAGATTAGTGATGTTTGTCTTCAGATCACGTGTAATGAAATGAGAATCCACATGTAAAGTTTTACAGTTAGTTTACATAACAGATCTTTTGATAGCAGGGAGTTCTTTGCATGAAACcacaaaccttttatttttcctttggctggaaagtaaacaaattaaacaaacccTCAGATAAACATGCTACTGCTCAGACTTGTATGAGTATGACCTTTGTTTGATAAAGAACTGGACTGCCTTTTGAAGTCAAGTATATGTAATTGCTGGTCTTTCATTGGATCTGGGTCACATTTACCAAGAGAGTAAAAAACATGTAGAGGAAATTTAGAACCATAagagaaatgttgattttttttttttttgtccttgctTTTAGCTTGAAAAGCTTtagatcaccatggcaacagtgtTCTGTCAAGATGGGAGGATATCAGCTTAATCTCTATCTCTTGGAAAACTCAAGGACTGAATAATAGAGGATCATGGGAGAATTTTGAGGATCTGTGATGTTCCACGGTCGGCTATGGTGTTAACCTTTTGGCTTCTAAAGAGAACATGACCAAAAGTCCCCATTAAGTTCAGTGATGCAACAAGCATCTCACTTTTAAAACACCTTTGCATGTACATAATAATTACTCTGTGGATGATCCCAACAAGAATCCCTTAATTTAATGCTTGCTTAAAAAGATGCTTATTTAACTGATGCCAGAGATGAACATATGCACATCCTGCTTACTGCTGATTTACAGTCGTGAGTAAACATAAAGGGGGATGATTTGGACACAATCATAATGCAGCACCTGAGAAACCAAAacttaaaggttttaaaaggcAGAAGAACAACCATGTGTATTTGCATGTATAAAAAGCGTGAAAAATACCCATTGTCTGGGAATATAATACtgatataatatataaaaatgttagtttttatttttagggttAGCCCTTCAGTTAtgatttttatagttgtgtagTGATACTAGGGAATCTCCACAGGATTAtggaaacaaaacttcatgtgtgtctgtctgttgccatggcaaaaTATCATCTTGGGGACTTACATGAAGTACCCAAGAGACAGTTTTCTTCAGGGCTTTGGCAGCTGCTTATCTGAGTTTTGGACAGATTTAGTTTCAAAATATCCACATTGCAGCTGCTAAGCGTTTCAGTTGTAAGTCTTGTAACTGCACAAGAAAATGAGAAATGGTTCCCAAAATATCCAACTTGTTCTCTGCAAGTTCATGGTGTTGAAATGTGTTCACATGCAGGCCTGATCATGTCTTTTGAAGCTAATTaagttattgattttattctctGGGTGCTAGCTTTAGTAAACACCTTTATGTAACTAAAACTACTGCTTACTTCACTGTCTCATCGATCTTGTGTGAGTGTAATTTTGTCTCCTCTCTTTGTTCTCTCACTAATTGTGAATGTATCTAGTAAGTCTCTAAGGATAGGGATTTCTTGTATTGttttgtgcagcagcagcaagatggaaaaacacatttcattctcttataaacaaaccaaactcaATTTTATTCAACATACATCCATGCATCAACTTTAACACTTAATTTCTTCAGTTTGCACTGTCAGCCTTCTTGACCCTGTTCTTGCATGTGTGATTGATTAACCTACAATCAGCGACATGCAGGAACAGAGCTCTGCAGCATAATGTCGGCACATGCTGTTACATGATTGCTTGGCTCACTTGACTCATTGTAGCTCCATGCTGTGGCTGCAGAGACCCAGTTACTCTTCCAGCTGTGAACCATGTTCcaacataacaaaaataaagtctTACAAGTTTATTAACTGGGTGCAACAAGCTCCATcgagtagaaaaataaatgttgtcaAAACTTGCAAAGCAAAACATTCACTTCACACTCATTCACATCACTGAAAGCAGACAAATCTGTACACAAGATGTTCTTCACTCCCACAGAGTGGATCCGAAGACTTGAGAAGAAAACAGGCCATCTGATATAAGGATGCTGCATGCTTTCTATAATCCcttaaatttaaaacagattACATTCATGGCTGTCCACACTTTTATGCAGCATcattacaaaacacaaaacagacaaaaatcacAAACCCCAATATACAATATGTACAGCATGTTTCCTTATGATAAATTTTAAATCAGGAGCTCAGATTTTAGATTAGGTTTGGCTTAAACTATACATATGAACTGAATGTGCACAAAACAGTTATGAAGAATGAAAAAAGTGGTTAACAATAGATGCTTTTATTGTGTTAAAGGGGCAGTTTAAGCTTATCAGTGTATATTAAAtgaatttatattaatttaaaaatgatttctgaagtgtgtgtatgcatCATTGCACTGCATCTGTCGTTCTTGAAAAGAAACACTGCCTCCTTTTGGCCACCTGGTTAATTGATAATCATAAACAAATTGACCCTTTTGCCTGCAGTGACCATAAAACTTTATTAGAAGACTGAATTTTATTGGGGAACTGTTTTTGGGGAACAAGTGGAATTTTCTAAAATtcagatgaaaacaaacacagtaaaTCTGTGGAAaagcattagttttttttaagatgtctttttttttttagctgtattCAAGCGTAGTTTGAATCCTCTTGGGTTGCACAGAAAACCTGTGCTGCCATCCAGTGgggaaatgtgttttcataacTCAGTGTTATGTAAAATTCAAGGCTGAAAGTGGATTTTTATTATCACCAAGCCCTAAATTACCATCTTCAGTTAGATTTTCTAATCCAGACAAATCTCTAATTAGTGAAACCTCAAATGTCGTTCCTGAGAAGACATTTATCTGAAGGTTTGCATAAACacctgcaaaaacaaacagacattattttttttaaccataatgCACTGGGCTGGGATAGATTTCTCTCTcattcactgcttcattatcatTTAATCTGTGCCATTTTCTTTACATCCTAAAATTCAACATTAGGATCTCCACTACAATACAGATCCAGTGCAGTTTGACTGCAGTCTCTGATGAATTCCCTTCCTGACTCTCTGATGACTTCACTTTCTGGCTCACtgatgatgtcacttcctgaCTAGAGAGATACTTGTTGAGAGAGGGTATCCACAATAAGCATTTATAAGGGTAGTTCAGTTTGTCCTCCTCTTCCCTTATTGTACTCAGGATATTATAAAGCCCATGCTGGCCCCTGTCTTGCTGAGTGATGGTGGCATTTGTTATGTTATTGTCTTCCCAGAACCAGTGTACCACCCCGCTGGGGTGAATCCCGCTGAATGAGCATACGGCATGAGATGCATTCCTGAAGCTGTCTGAGCTTCCAGAGCAGTCTGTGaagatcaaacatttttagaCAGATACAATAcagcaatagaaaaaaaaaatgaaagggcATTTAAAATTGACTCACCTTGTACCTTTACATAAGTATGATTATACAGTACTCCCACATTGGTGGCCACTTTGCAAAGGTATTTTCCCTCACTCACTGGCATGATGTTGGTCAGAATCATGGCGAGTGTTTGGTAGGAATCCTTGTCTGTACTTTCACAACgaacgtttccgtcagcttgatCATTCTTGTACTcacatttctctgttttattatCAGCCAGCAAAGAAAGTTTTATTAACTGCACATCCATCTGCTTCAATGAGCTGAAATTGCACATCAGAGTCACATTTTCTCCACACCGTGCTGTGACCTGGGGCCGGATCTGCAGCTGCATACTCTGACTCACTGAacaaagaaagtaagaaaaaaaacaaagttagagacctttacatgaaaaaagatGCATGAAGATAAAGACTATCAACATGAGATGTTGTGGTCATGACGCCACTGCCTCTATGAACAGTCTGAGCTTTTACATGCACTTCATTTAGACGATAGCCatattctttaatatttttactgcACTGATTACACACCTTACTAAAGTCGGTATAAAGGGACATCATGGAAAGACACCAAACTATGAGACCAATGATAAACTTAGACAGATTGGAGatcaacagaaaaagaaaccagGCAGTAGATCTTTTCTGTATGTGCTTCCTTTCTACACATGATCAATAAGTGAACAGAAGTACAtgggaaaaacacaaataactgACATATTTTGCTCAAAGTAGAACTGGAGTAATGCTTCTATGTGGGTATCATGGCTGTAGTGCACATTTATATCTGTGGGCTGGCTTGTATCACTT from the Melanotaenia boesemani isolate fMelBoe1 chromosome 2, fMelBoe1.pri, whole genome shotgun sequence genome contains:
- the LOC121647706 gene encoding uncharacterized protein LOC121647706; the encoded protein is MIRALKFSPASRMHHGFAWVSIFCFTSVVNAAVSQSMQLQIRPQVTARCGENVTLMCNFSSLKQMDVQLIKLSLLADNKTEKCEYKNDQADGNVRCESTDKDSYQTLAMILTNIMPVSEGKYLCKVATNVGVLYNHTYVKVQDCSGSSDSFRNASHAVCSFSGIHPSGVVHWFWEDNNITNATITQQDRGQHGLYNILSTIREEEDKLNYPYKCLLWIPSLNKYLSSQEVTSSVSQKVKSSESQEGNSSETAVKLHWICIVVEILMLNFRM